A single region of the Apus apus isolate bApuApu2 chromosome W unlocalized genomic scaffold, bApuApu2.pri.cur SUPER_W_unloc_1, whole genome shotgun sequence genome encodes:
- the LOC127396388 gene encoding LOW QUALITY PROTEIN: syncytin-2-like (The sequence of the model RefSeq protein was modified relative to this genomic sequence to represent the inferred CDS: inserted 1 base in 1 codon) — MCIESLSVTGDKAGNYSAMSVPRTDLWWYCGGKILRSVLPYNWKGTCALIQLAIPFTLAYVKEPHVERERTKRGLGISFDDRIYIDAIGVPRGVSDEHKARNQIATGFESFLFWWVTVNKNVDWINYIYYNQQRFINYTRDAVKGIAEQLDATSRMAWENRIALDMILAEKGGVCVMLGNKCCTFIPNNTAPDGTITKALQGLTTLADELAENSGIAHPXGWLESWFGKWKETIISILTSLIIITLTQCYY; from the exons ATGTGTATTGAGTCACTGAGTGTGACTGGTGACAAAGCAGGAAACTACTCAGCTATGAGTGTCCCCAGGACAGATCTGTGGTGGTATTGTGGAGGAAAAATTCTAAGGTCTGTGCTCCCTTACAATTGGAAAGGTACGTGTGCTCTTATTCAATTGGCCATTCCATTCACCCTGGCATATGTAAAAGAGCCTCAtgttgagagagagagaacaaaaagaggTCTAGGGATATCATTTGATGATAGGATTTACATTGATGCTATTGGGGTTCCCAGGGGAGTTTCTGATGAGCACAAAGCTAGAAATCAGATAGCTACAGGATTTGAATCCTTCCTGTTCTGGTGGGTAACAGTCAACAAAAATGTGGATTggataaattatatttattataatcAACAAAGGTTCATCAATTATACGAGGGATGCAGTCAAGGGAATTGCAGAACAACTGGATGCCACCAGCAGGATGGCATGGGAAAATAGAATAGCATTAGACATGATACTGGCTGAAAAGGGGGGTGTATGTGTAATGCTAGGGAATAAGTGCTGTACTTTTATCCCAAATAATACTGCCCCTGATGGTACAATAACTAAGGCACTGCAAGGACTCACTACTCTAGCAGATGAATTAGCAGAAAATTCGGGGATAGCTCACC CTGGATGGTTAGAGTCCTGGTTTGGGAAATGGAAGGAGacaataatttccattttaacatcCTTAATTATAATAACGCTGACACAATGCTATTATTAG
- the LOC127396385 gene encoding uncharacterized protein LOC127396385, producing MRGIIIIVSCCLWNIQGFQYMTVTVHQSYPVKLWINVTEKSTPQTTVFDACQILNCGPLESQRQWRHVDKYLCPESGVAVGKPCGQWSSLWFMAAQGWTAPHSQGNPLKKQLRMFKGTSDPSCQHLQCNPVIISLTKVDKEVNCTYGLGAEITGTDPVGRFRIVVWESKLESEKARPTVFPKIKTWNPPNDPKVVTLTEVKDIKQTFEIEIGYGETNVWVEWVKYTVQSLNQSNCYACASGRPTARIVPFPLGWSKDPQGIKCMIALYQDTTAWGDQACKSLSLLFPAVQIKDLRVPPAFSVVLGVGNCSFLPHISLNKMPFKPAKISPDYPQLRD from the coding sequence ATGAGGGGGATCATCATAATAGTGAGTTGTTGTCTGTGGAACATCCAGGGGTTTCAATACATGACTGTTACAGTACATCAGAGCTATCCAGTTAAATTGTGGATAAATGTAACTGAGAAGAGCACTCCCCAAACCACAGTGTTTGATGCATGCCAGATATTGAATTGTGGACCCTTAGAATCCCAGAGGCAGTGGAGACATGTGGATAAATATTTATGTCCTGAAAGTGGTGTAGCAGTAGGCAAGCCATGTGGACAGTGGTCTAGTTTATGGTTTATGGCTGCTCAGGGATGGACAGCTCCTCATAGTCAGGGAAACCCTctaaaaaaacaactcagaatGTTTAAGGGAACATCTGATCCCAGCTGTCAGCATCTACAGTGTAATCCTGTAATCATCAGTCTTACAAAAGTTGACAAAGAAGTTAATTGCACGTATGGGCTTGGAGCTGAGATAACTGGTACTGATCCAGTGGGAAGGTTTAGAATAGTGGTGTGGGAATCAAAGCTTGAATCGGAAAAGGCACGTCCTactgtttttcctaaaataaaaacctggaaTCCACCAAATGATCCAAAAGTAGTAACCTTGACAGAGGTCAAGGATATAAAGCAAACCTTTGAAATTGAAATTGGATATGGAGAGACAAATGTGTGGGTTGAATGGGTCAAATATACAGTGCAAAGTTTAAATCAAAGCAATTGTTATGCTTGTGCCTCAGGGAGGCCTACGGCACGGATAGTTCCTTTTCCATTGGGGTGGAGCAAAGACCCACAGGGAATTAAATGCATGATTGCTTTATATCAAGACACAACTGCATGGGGTGATCAGGCTTGCAAGTCTCTATcgctgctttttcctgctgtacaGATCAAGGACCTCAGAgtgcctcctgctttctctgtagTGCtgggtgtgggaaactgttcttttcttccccacataagtctaaacaaaatgccttttaagccagcaaagatctctcctgattatccccagctaagggactaa
- the LOC127396382 gene encoding ATP synthase subunit alpha, mitochondrial-like — translation MLSARAAAVLVRSLSWQAGLISRNTLGTEFVATRNIYASKTCFQKTGTAEISSILEERILGADTSTELEETGRVLSIGDGIARVYGLRNVQAEEMVEFSSGLKGMSLNLEPDNVGVVVFGNDRLIKEGDVVKRTGAIVDVPVGEELLGRVVDALGNPIDGKGPITSKMRRRVGLKAPGIIPRISVREPMQTGIKAVDSLVPIGRGQRELIIGDRQTGKTSIAIDTIINQKRFNDGTDEKKKLYCIYVAIGQKRSTVAQLVKRLTDADAMKYTIVVSATASDAAPLQYLAPYSGCSMGEYFRDNGKHALIIYDDLSKQAVAYRQMSLLLRRPPGREAYPGDVFYLHSRLLERAAKMNDSFGGGSLTALPVIETQAGDVSAYIPTNVISITDGQIFLETELFYKGIRPAINVGLSVSRVGSAAQTRAMKQVAGTMKLELAQYREVAAFAQFGSDLDAATQQLLNRGVRLTELLKQGQYVPMAIEEQVAVIYAGVRGHLDKLEPSKITKFESAFLAHVLSQHQALLSTIRTEGKISDQTEAKLKEIVTSFLATFEA, via the exons ATGCTCTCCGCCCGAGCGGCTGCCGTCCTTGTCCGCTCCCTGTCGTGGCAGGCAGGCCTG ATTTCCAGAAACACCCTGGGTACAGAATTTGTTGCTACAAGAAACATCTATGCCTCCAAGACATGCTTTCAGAAAACTG GGACTGCTGAGATATCCTCTATTCTTGAGGAACGTATTTTGGGAGCTGATACCTCTACTGAACTTGAGGAGACTGGTCGTGTGCTCTCAATTGGTGATGGTATTGCCCGTGTGTATGGCCTAAGAAATGTCCAAGCAGAAGAAATGGTTGAATTCTCTTCTGGACTTAAG GGTATGTCTTTGAATTTGGAGCCCGACAATGTTGGTGTTGTCGTGTTTGGTAATGACAGACTGATCAAGGAAGGGGATGTTGTGAAGAGGACTGGTGCCATTGTGGATGTTCCAgttggggaagagctgctgggtcGTGTTGTAGATGCCTTGGGTAATCCAATTGATGGGAAG GGTCCTATTACATCCAAGATGCGTAGAAGAGTTGGCTTAAAGGCCCCTGGAATAATTCCCAGAATCTCTGTGCGTGAACCTATGCAGACTGGTATTAAGGCTGTGGACAGCTTGGTGCCAATTGGTCGTGGCCAGCGTGAGCTGATCATTGGTGATAGGCAGACTGG GAAAACTTCAATTGCAATTGACACAATAATCAACCAGAAACGGTTTAATGATGGaacagatgagaaaaagaagctgtaCTGCATCTATGTTGCAATTGGCCAGAAGAGATCTACTGTAGCTCAGCTGGTGAAGAGGCTCACTGATGCAG ATGCCATGAAGTACACTATTGTGGTGTCTGCCACAGCATCTGATGCAGCACCCCTTCAGTATCTGGCTCCCTATTCAGGCTGCTCCATGGGGGAATACTTTAGAGACAATGGAAAACATGCATTAATCATCTATGATGACTTATCCAAACAG GCTGTTGCCTATCGTCAAATGTCTCTGCTGCTGCGTCGTCCACCTGGTCGTGAAGCCTACCCAGGTGATGTGTTCTACCTGCACTCTCgcctgctggagagagcagccaAAATGAATGATTCCTTTGGAGGTGGCTCTCTGACTGCCTTGCCTGTCATTGAAACTCAGGCTGGTGATGTGTCTGCTTACATTCCAACCAATGTCATTTCCATCACGGATGGACAG ATTTTCTTGGAAACTGAGTTGTTCTACAAAGGTATCCGTCCAGCTATCAATGTTGGTCTGTCTGTGTCCCGTGTAGGTTCTGCTGCTCAGACCAGGGCTATGAAACAG GTGGCAGGTACTATGAAGCTGGAATTGGCTCAGTATCGTGAAGTAGCTGCCTTTGCTCAGTTTGGGTCTGATCTGGATGCTGCCACACAACAGCTGCTGAACCGTGGTGTACGTCTGACAGAGCTTCTCAAACAAGGACAGTATG tgccCATGGCTATTGAGGAACAGGTTGCAGTCATCTATGCTGGTGTAAGAGGTCACTTGGACAAGCTGGAGCCCAGCAAAATCACTAAATTTGAGAGTGCTTTCCTAGCTCATGTACTGAGCCAGCACCAGGCCCTACTCTCCACAATCAG GACAGAAGGGAAGATCTCTGACCAAACAGAAGCTAAGTTGAAGGAAATAGTCACAAGTTTCCTGGCTACTTTTGAGGCATAA